A DNA window from Streptomyces canus contains the following coding sequences:
- a CDS encoding SpoIIE family protein phosphatase, whose protein sequence is MTGSVEDAHPTAGRLTALLIDASTEAISAAHGHAGGVYLRSRTPGLLRLAVLSGLPGPLFRPWWRLHADRPFPVADAYRLGVQVVLPNATETMRRYPQFAAGLPFQFGSLYVPVVGGSTTYGVLTVLRPAVTDAAEVLSEHDRVVRLAQELGEALRGLEDAYPDQVAWDGEPVCLRPPTASTSLGRAGRFAWDPETADITLDEDLHTLLGMPPSEFPGTVEAFAEAVAPTDAHRILAGLRDTAAGRPPALPLYLRAEDGALRLLDLWNAYEPPAAPAVRGVVVAPGPGPTADSAADLLPDGVFCVDRLGLVVYANPPAARLLGRPRAELVGRDLWEAVPWLRRPDFEDHLRAALLTPDPVHFHLVRPSAQESETRPTAQSTGPPLSARDAGSPLSAHDAGPPLPAQDTRPPPSAHDAESAQQPYEGDWLALSVHPGPDRLTCTVRPASRVKDSPEGQETAELSETGMSALAPLYRPIALAIALTEAVTARQVSAVVMRELLPAFGGRRLAIYLLQERHLYLEWETGFPKGFLSPFDGVDLGTHLPGVETLTTGRPLFFDSMEQLTATYPGIPLDATEGARAFLPLIASGRAVGSCILGFDRPRSFSTEERTVLTALAGLIAHAMEKAQRYESEAALARGLQQALLPRRLAAHPQLETTGRYLPGTAGMEVGGDWYDVVESGDGLALVIGDVQGHGVQAAATMGQLRSAVRAFALGDRPPDEVMSSTNHLLIDLDPGLFASCCYIRLDPATGVARAARAGHPPPLLRSPDGRTRVLDLPGGVVLGVAPKAPYPVTELQMEPGAILALYTDGLVERPGSDIDEGITALRVALARAGAPAARPGGRFLAGVADRLTATARHALDRPDDIALLLATRRPAPPPGPH, encoded by the coding sequence ATGACTGGGAGCGTCGAGGACGCACACCCGACGGCCGGGCGGCTGACGGCGCTGCTGATCGACGCTTCGACGGAGGCGATCAGTGCGGCCCACGGCCACGCCGGAGGGGTCTATCTGCGCTCCCGCACGCCCGGACTACTGCGGCTCGCCGTCCTGTCGGGGCTGCCCGGACCGCTGTTCCGCCCCTGGTGGCGGCTGCATGCCGACCGCCCCTTCCCCGTCGCCGACGCCTACCGGCTCGGTGTCCAGGTGGTCCTGCCGAACGCCACCGAGACCATGCGCCGCTACCCGCAGTTCGCCGCCGGACTGCCGTTCCAGTTCGGCTCGCTCTATGTGCCCGTCGTCGGCGGTTCCACGACCTACGGTGTGCTGACCGTGCTGCGCCCGGCCGTCACCGACGCCGCCGAGGTACTGTCCGAGCACGACCGCGTGGTGCGCCTCGCCCAGGAACTGGGCGAGGCGCTGCGGGGCCTGGAGGACGCGTACCCGGACCAGGTCGCCTGGGACGGCGAGCCCGTCTGTCTGCGGCCGCCGACCGCCTCCACGTCCTTGGGACGCGCAGGACGTTTCGCCTGGGACCCCGAGACGGCCGACATCACACTGGACGAGGACCTGCACACCCTCCTGGGCATGCCGCCCAGTGAGTTCCCCGGCACCGTCGAGGCGTTCGCCGAGGCCGTGGCCCCCACCGACGCGCACCGCATCCTGGCCGGCCTGCGGGACACCGCCGCCGGCCGCCCTCCCGCTCTGCCCCTCTATCTGCGGGCCGAGGACGGCGCGCTGCGCCTGCTCGACCTGTGGAACGCCTACGAGCCGCCCGCCGCACCCGCGGTCCGGGGCGTCGTCGTGGCCCCGGGCCCCGGCCCCACGGCGGACTCGGCGGCCGACCTGCTGCCCGACGGCGTGTTCTGCGTGGACCGGCTGGGCCTGGTCGTCTACGCGAATCCGCCCGCCGCCCGGCTCCTCGGCCGTCCCCGCGCCGAGCTGGTCGGCCGCGACCTGTGGGAGGCCGTGCCCTGGCTGCGCCGCCCCGACTTCGAGGACCACCTGCGGGCGGCGCTGCTCACACCGGACCCGGTCCACTTCCATCTCGTACGCCCGTCCGCGCAGGAGTCCGAGACACGGCCGACTGCTCAGAGCACCGGGCCACCGCTGTCCGCTCGGGACGCCGGCTCACCGCTGTCCGCTCACGACGCCGGGCCACCGCTGCCCGCCCAGGACACCAGGCCACCGCCGTCGGCCCACGACGCCGAGTCCGCCCAGCAGCCGTACGAAGGCGACTGGCTCGCGCTGTCCGTGCACCCCGGTCCGGACCGGCTGACGTGCACGGTCCGGCCCGCGAGCCGGGTGAAGGACAGTCCCGAGGGGCAGGAGACCGCCGAGCTGTCCGAGACGGGCATGAGCGCGCTCGCGCCCCTGTACCGTCCGATCGCGCTGGCCATCGCCCTGACCGAGGCGGTCACCGCCCGGCAGGTGTCAGCCGTCGTGATGCGGGAGCTGCTGCCCGCGTTCGGCGGCCGTCGGCTCGCGATCTACCTCCTCCAGGAACGGCACCTCTACCTGGAATGGGAGACCGGTTTCCCCAAGGGTTTCCTCTCGCCCTTCGACGGAGTGGACCTGGGCACCCACCTGCCCGGTGTGGAGACCCTCACCACCGGCCGCCCGCTGTTCTTCGACTCGATGGAGCAGCTGACGGCCACCTACCCCGGCATCCCCCTGGACGCGACCGAGGGTGCCCGGGCCTTCCTGCCGCTGATCGCCTCCGGGCGCGCGGTCGGCTCGTGCATCCTCGGCTTCGACCGTCCGCGCAGCTTCAGCACCGAGGAGCGCACGGTGCTCACCGCGCTGGCCGGGCTCATCGCCCACGCCATGGAGAAGGCACAGCGCTACGAGTCGGAGGCCGCGCTCGCCCGGGGCCTGCAGCAGGCGCTCCTCCCCCGCCGCCTCGCGGCACACCCGCAGCTGGAGACCACCGGGCGCTATCTGCCGGGCACCGCGGGGATGGAGGTCGGCGGGGACTGGTACGACGTCGTCGAGTCCGGTGACGGCCTGGCCCTCGTCATCGGGGACGTCCAGGGGCACGGCGTGCAGGCGGCGGCCACCATGGGCCAGCTGCGCAGCGCGGTCAGGGCGTTCGCGCTCGGCGACCGGCCGCCGGACGAGGTCATGAGCAGCACCAACCATCTCCTCATCGACCTCGATCCCGGCCTGTTCGCCAGCTGTTGCTACATCCGGCTCGACCCCGCCACCGGGGTGGCCAGGGCCGCCCGCGCCGGCCATCCGCCGCCCCTGCTGCGCAGCCCGGACGGCCGCACCCGGGTCCTGGACCTGCCCGGCGGCGTCGTCCTCGGCGTGGCCCCGAAGGCCCCCTATCCGGTGACCGAGCTCCAGATGGAACCCGGCGCGATCCTGGCGCTCTACACGGACGGGTTGGTGGAACGGCCCGGCAGCGACATCGACGAGGGGATCACCGCCCTGCGGGTGGCCCTCGCGAGGGCCGGCGCCCCGGCGGCCCGGCCGGGCGGGCGGTTCCTGGCCGGCGTGGCGGACCGGCTCACGGCGACCGCCCGGCACGCCCTGGACCGCCCGGACGACATCGCGTTGCTGCTCGCCACCCGGCGCCCGGCGCCCCCGCCCGGGCCGCACTGA
- a CDS encoding ornithine cyclodeaminase family protein, which yields MTAAEPNTGPPPVAHPLLHITEERTAALVDEDLALEAARAAFAATVGGPVFPALAVHGSDPRNRFSLKPSASATHAGVKIGTYWPGNTDYGLPRHHSTLLLFDQTIGRLAAVLEVGTANAYRTAAADALAVDLLARRDTTILALFGTGHQAAYEVRAVSRVRAVNEVLAVGRTAAHAERTVEALTAQGHEARAVDAEEACARADVIITATTAGADTPPLFEASWVRPGTHLSCMGADAPGKRELPPELFARARVFCDLPEQARRLGECRHAPSGTVLIPLGEVLTGRAEGRTADSDITVFDSSGIGVQDLYLGLALLEKMDISL from the coding sequence ATGACCGCTGCCGAACCGAACACCGGCCCGCCACCGGTCGCGCACCCGCTGCTGCACATCACCGAGGAGCGGACCGCCGCACTCGTCGACGAGGACCTGGCCCTGGAAGCGGCACGCGCAGCCTTCGCCGCGACCGTGGGCGGCCCGGTCTTTCCCGCTCTGGCCGTGCATGGGTCCGATCCGCGCAACCGGTTCTCCCTCAAGCCGTCCGCGTCCGCGACGCACGCCGGCGTGAAGATCGGCACCTACTGGCCGGGCAACACCGACTACGGGCTGCCGCGCCACCACTCCACCCTGCTGCTGTTCGACCAGACGATCGGCAGGCTCGCGGCCGTCCTGGAGGTCGGCACCGCGAACGCCTACCGGACCGCCGCGGCCGACGCCCTCGCGGTCGACCTGCTGGCCCGCCGGGACACCACCATCCTGGCGCTCTTCGGCACCGGGCACCAGGCGGCCTACGAGGTGCGGGCCGTCAGCCGGGTCCGGGCCGTCAATGAGGTGCTGGCGGTGGGACGTACGGCCGCGCATGCCGAGCGGACGGTCGAGGCACTGACCGCACAAGGCCACGAAGCCCGTGCAGTGGACGCCGAAGAAGCCTGCGCGCGGGCAGATGTGATCATCACCGCCACCACCGCCGGGGCCGACACCCCGCCGCTGTTCGAAGCCTCGTGGGTCCGTCCCGGTACGCACCTGTCCTGCATGGGCGCGGACGCCCCGGGCAAGAGGGAACTCCCGCCCGAACTGTTCGCCCGCGCCCGCGTGTTCTGCGACCTGCCCGAACAGGCCCGCCGCCTGGGCGAGTGCCGGCACGCCCCCTCGGGCACGGTTCTCATCCCGCTCGGAGAGGTCCTCACCGGCCGGGCCGAAGGACGTACCGCCGACAGCGACATCACGGTCTTCGACAGTTCCGGGATCGGAGTGCAGGACCTGTATCTGGGCCTGGCCCTGCTAGAGAAGATGGACATCTCCCTATGA
- a CDS encoding helix-turn-helix transcriptional regulator produces MESRNGAPIVEGVVDGADEHLIGEAEKIAVALGRMFPGLCEVVLHDLRHPRHAIRAIENNLSGRQVGDSVTELGLARIADPEYPSVLQNYPNRFPDGRPVKSTSIGLKNAAGEYIAALCLNLDVSVLSPVTLTLSNLVATDTEHREQPLETLRDRNTRELRHTVEEWAAERAATPRSLSRHDKKALVRQLHQDGYFDSRDAAQTIADLLGVSRATVYNYSK; encoded by the coding sequence ATGGAGTCCCGGAACGGAGCGCCGATTGTGGAAGGCGTCGTTGACGGTGCGGACGAGCACCTCATCGGTGAGGCGGAGAAGATCGCTGTCGCCCTCGGGCGGATGTTCCCCGGGCTGTGCGAGGTGGTGCTGCACGATCTGCGGCATCCGCGGCACGCGATCCGGGCGATCGAGAACAACCTCTCCGGCCGTCAGGTCGGGGACTCCGTGACCGAGCTGGGGCTGGCGCGCATCGCCGATCCGGAATACCCGAGCGTCCTTCAGAACTATCCGAACCGGTTCCCCGACGGCCGCCCCGTGAAGAGCACGTCCATCGGTCTCAAGAACGCCGCGGGTGAGTACATCGCGGCCCTGTGCCTGAACCTGGACGTCTCCGTGCTGTCACCGGTCACGCTCACCCTGTCCAACCTGGTCGCCACGGACACCGAGCACCGCGAGCAGCCCCTGGAGACCCTGCGGGACCGCAACACGCGCGAACTGCGGCACACGGTGGAGGAGTGGGCCGCGGAGCGCGCCGCCACGCCCCGGTCGCTGAGCAGACACGACAAGAAGGCACTCGTACGGCAGCTGCACCAGGACGGGTACTTCGACTCGCGGGACGCCGCCCAGACCATCGCGGACCTGCTCGGCGTGTCCCGGGCGACCGTCTACAACTACAGCAAGTGA
- a CDS encoding SpoIIE family protein phosphatase/ATP-binding protein: MVRLPGRSGGGPTRRPGGPRPPQTSAPARDQHEGPLRGSSPTRVERDGARTRRRPGALRAAVGGRSVAGEVFVLQVVIVLLLVVAAVVALVLQVRHDSTVEARNRSVAVAEAFANAPGTVEALSSPDPSAVLQPRAEAARLATDVDFIVVMNTDGIRYTHPKPDRIGKKFVGNFAPALAGRVVTEDITGTIGPLVQAVVPVKADDGKVVGLVSAGITTAKVGGTANQQLPLLLMAAAVGLALATGGTALVSRRLLRQTHGLGPHEMTRMYEHHDAVLHAVREGVLIVGGEGLLLLANDEAHRLLDLPADAEGRHVLDLSLPADTAGLLASGRVATDEVHRVKDRLLAVNQRPTDIQGGPPGSVATLRDSTELRALSGRAEAARERLDMLYDATVGIGTSLDVTRTAEELAELSVPRFADFATVDLFDAVLSGGQPEAATTLRRTALSGIREDAPLFKVGERIPLTDSAPQARGISSGRAVLEPRLAEATGWHAQDRGRSAQVIEYGIHSLIAVPLRVGDLVLGTVSFWRSDKPQPFDTDEVALAEELVTRAAVSIDNARRYTREHTMAVTLQRSLLPRRLPEQDALDIAYKYLPAQAGVGGDWFDVLPLSGARVALVVGDVVGHGLHAAATMGRLRTAVHNFSALDLPPDELLALLDELVARIDQDEAEESGDSPVTGATCLYAVYDPVSRLCTIARAGHPPPALIHPDGSVEYPDVPAGPPLGLGGLPFETADLELAEGSRLVLYTDGLVEDRERDIDVGLELLRTALEQAGPSPEDTCRAVLDARPPARATDDIALIVARTQALAADRIAEWQVPADPAAVSDVRAAVSRQLARWDLDELAFTTELILSELVTNAIRYGGDPIHVRMLYDRTLICEVFDSSSTSPHLRYAAMTDEGGRGLFLVAQLSDRWGTRYTPAGKVIWAEQPLP, translated from the coding sequence ATGGTCCGACTCCCGGGCCGTTCCGGGGGCGGGCCGACCCGTCGCCCCGGCGGCCCCCGCCCGCCCCAGACATCCGCCCCCGCTCGCGACCAGCACGAGGGCCCGCTCAGGGGCAGTTCGCCCACGCGGGTCGAGCGTGACGGGGCCCGGACTCGACGGCGGCCGGGAGCCCTGCGAGCGGCGGTCGGCGGACGCAGTGTGGCCGGAGAGGTGTTCGTCCTCCAGGTCGTGATCGTCCTGCTGCTGGTCGTGGCCGCGGTCGTGGCGCTGGTGCTCCAGGTGCGGCACGACAGCACGGTGGAGGCCCGCAACCGTTCCGTGGCCGTGGCCGAGGCCTTCGCCAACGCTCCGGGCACCGTGGAGGCCCTCAGCTCCCCCGACCCGTCGGCGGTGCTCCAGCCGCGCGCCGAGGCGGCCCGCCTGGCGACCGACGTGGACTTCATCGTCGTCATGAACACCGACGGCATCCGGTACACACACCCCAAGCCGGACCGCATCGGCAAGAAGTTCGTCGGGAACTTCGCCCCCGCCCTGGCCGGGCGCGTCGTGACCGAGGACATCACGGGAACCATCGGACCGCTCGTGCAGGCCGTCGTCCCCGTCAAGGCGGACGACGGGAAGGTCGTCGGCCTGGTGTCGGCCGGCATCACCACGGCGAAGGTGGGCGGCACCGCGAACCAGCAGCTGCCGCTGCTCCTGATGGCCGCCGCCGTGGGACTCGCCCTCGCCACCGGCGGCACCGCGCTGGTCAGCAGACGGCTGCTGCGCCAGACGCACGGTCTGGGTCCGCACGAGATGACCCGCATGTACGAGCATCACGACGCGGTCCTGCACGCCGTACGGGAGGGCGTGCTCATCGTCGGCGGCGAGGGGCTGCTGCTGCTCGCCAACGACGAGGCCCACCGGCTGCTCGACCTGCCCGCCGACGCAGAAGGCCGGCACGTCCTGGACCTCTCCCTGCCCGCCGACACCGCCGGGCTGCTGGCCTCCGGGCGGGTCGCCACCGACGAGGTGCACCGGGTCAAGGACCGGCTGCTGGCGGTCAACCAGCGGCCCACCGACATCCAGGGCGGCCCACCGGGCAGCGTCGCCACCCTGCGCGACTCGACCGAGTTGCGCGCCCTGTCCGGGCGCGCCGAGGCGGCCCGCGAGCGCCTCGACATGCTGTACGACGCCACGGTGGGCATCGGGACGAGCCTGGACGTCACCCGCACGGCCGAGGAACTGGCCGAGCTGTCCGTGCCGCGGTTCGCGGACTTCGCCACCGTCGACCTGTTCGACGCGGTGCTCAGCGGCGGCCAGCCGGAGGCGGCGACCACCCTGCGCCGCACCGCGCTCAGCGGGATCCGTGAGGACGCCCCGCTGTTCAAGGTCGGCGAGCGGATCCCCCTGACGGACTCCGCTCCCCAGGCCCGCGGCATCAGCAGCGGCCGGGCCGTCCTGGAGCCGCGTCTCGCCGAGGCCACCGGGTGGCACGCGCAGGACCGGGGGCGCTCCGCCCAGGTCATCGAGTACGGCATCCACTCGCTGATCGCCGTTCCCTTGCGGGTCGGCGATCTCGTCCTGGGCACCGTCAGCTTCTGGCGCTCCGACAAGCCCCAGCCCTTCGACACCGACGAGGTCGCCCTCGCCGAGGAGCTCGTCACCCGGGCCGCGGTCTCCATCGACAACGCCCGCCGCTACACCCGCGAGCACACCATGGCGGTGACGCTCCAGCGCAGTCTGCTGCCGCGCCGGCTGCCCGAGCAGGACGCCCTGGACATCGCCTACAAGTACCTGCCCGCGCAGGCCGGGGTGGGCGGCGACTGGTTCGACGTACTGCCGTTGTCCGGCGCGCGGGTCGCGCTCGTGGTCGGCGACGTCGTGGGCCACGGGCTGCACGCCGCGGCCACGATGGGACGGCTGCGCACGGCGGTGCACAACTTCTCCGCACTCGACCTGCCGCCCGACGAACTGCTCGCGCTGCTCGACGAGTTGGTCGCCCGGATCGACCAGGACGAGGCGGAGGAGAGCGGCGACTCCCCCGTCACCGGCGCGACCTGTCTGTACGCCGTCTACGACCCGGTCTCCCGGCTGTGCACGATCGCCCGGGCCGGCCATCCGCCGCCCGCCCTCATCCACCCCGACGGCAGCGTCGAGTACCCCGACGTGCCCGCCGGTCCTCCGCTCGGTCTCGGCGGCCTGCCGTTCGAGACGGCCGACCTGGAACTCGCCGAGGGCAGCCGCCTGGTGCTCTACACGGACGGGCTCGTGGAGGACCGCGAGCGCGACATCGACGTGGGCCTCGAGCTGCTCCGCACGGCCTTGGAGCAGGCGGGACCCTCGCCCGAGGACACCTGCCGGGCCGTACTGGACGCGCGGCCGCCGGCCCGCGCCACCGACGACATCGCGCTGATCGTGGCCCGCACCCAGGCGCTCGCCGCCGACCGGATCGCCGAGTGGCAGGTCCCGGCCGACCCGGCGGCCGTCTCGGACGTCCGGGCGGCGGTGTCCCGGCAGCTCGCCCGCTGGGACCTGGACGAGCTCGCGTTCACCACGGAGCTCATCCTGAGCGAGCTCGTCACCAACGCCATCCGCTACGGCGGCGACCCCATCCACGTGCGCATGCTGTACGACCGCACCCTGATCTGCGAGGTCTTCGACAGCAGCAGCACCTCACCGCATCTGCGGTACGCGGCGATGACCGACGAG
- a CDS encoding DSD1 family PLP-dependent enzyme, which produces MSPMSPGGLVPTPANATGRTLADPDTPFAVVDVHKARRNVERLAARTERLGVTLRPHVKTAKSLDVAALLHEGDRPCPVTVSTLAEAEAFADGGYTDITYAVGIDPHKLPRVVALLRRGVTLRVLLDSAEQAEFVAEASRRAGLVVPAQIEIDCDGHRGGLRSDAPGLIDIGRILHEAGCLDGVLTHAGESYFACTVEEQRLAARNERDSAVAAAERLRAAGLPVSTVSVGSTPTAHAAEDLTGVTELRAGNYVFFDLVMAGLGVCRIEDLALSVVVTVIGHRPEFGWILTDGGWMAMSRDRGTAAQAQDQGYGLVADLDGNLVPDLVMTAASQEHGTLTARDGAHLPDLPIGTRLRILPNHACATAAQHHGYHVVDGARPTAGAPVVPAFWSRVSGW; this is translated from the coding sequence ATGAGCCCTATGAGTCCTGGGGGCCTCGTGCCGACCCCTGCGAACGCCACCGGGCGCACCCTGGCCGACCCCGACACTCCGTTCGCCGTCGTCGACGTCCACAAGGCCAGGCGCAACGTCGAACGGCTGGCGGCCAGGACCGAGCGGCTCGGTGTCACCCTGCGGCCCCACGTGAAGACGGCCAAGAGCCTCGACGTCGCCGCCCTCCTCCACGAAGGCGACAGGCCCTGCCCGGTCACCGTGTCCACCCTGGCGGAGGCGGAGGCGTTCGCCGACGGTGGTTACACCGACATCACGTACGCCGTGGGTATCGACCCCCACAAACTCCCGCGTGTCGTCGCCCTGTTGCGACGTGGTGTCACCCTGCGGGTCCTGCTGGACAGCGCGGAGCAGGCGGAGTTCGTCGCCGAGGCCTCGCGCCGGGCCGGACTTGTCGTTCCCGCCCAGATCGAGATCGACTGCGACGGTCATCGCGGCGGCCTCAGGTCCGATGCTCCGGGGCTCATCGACATCGGCCGCATCCTGCACGAAGCGGGCTGCCTGGACGGGGTGTTGACCCATGCCGGCGAGTCCTACTTCGCCTGCACGGTCGAGGAGCAGCGCCTGGCCGCGAGGAACGAACGCGACAGTGCCGTCGCCGCGGCCGAGCGGTTGCGCGCGGCGGGCCTGCCGGTGTCCACCGTCAGCGTCGGTTCGACCCCCACCGCCCATGCCGCCGAGGATCTCACCGGGGTCACCGAACTGCGGGCGGGCAACTACGTGTTCTTCGACCTGGTGATGGCCGGCCTCGGTGTCTGCCGCATCGAGGACCTCGCCCTGTCGGTCGTCGTCACCGTCATCGGTCACCGCCCCGAGTTCGGGTGGATCCTCACCGACGGCGGCTGGATGGCCATGTCCCGCGACCGCGGCACCGCCGCCCAGGCGCAGGACCAGGGTTACGGTCTGGTCGCCGACCTCGACGGAAACCTCGTCCCGGACCTGGTCATGACGGCCGCCAGCCAGGAACACGGCACCCTCACTGCCCGCGACGGCGCCCACCTGCCCGATCTGCCCATCGGCACCCGCCTGCGCATCCTGCCCAACCACGCCTGCGCCACCGCGGCCCAACACCACGGCTACCACGTCGTCGACGGTGCGCGGCCGACGGCGGGGGCGCCGGTCGTCCCGGCCTTCTGGAGCCGCGTCAGCGGGTGGTGA
- a CDS encoding acyl-CoA dehydrogenase family protein: MITSQLPVASPSLTETIALRHLLFGTQAEIHEPWRRLFSSDVFAYHEGLTHQERTELSYQRLRVVNAAVPDAQALARDPVALSALHEWAGVVDAGMTTMASIHYNLFLGSLLEHDHEGRDLGPYLRMERIGTFLCTEQAHGNDAPQLETTATLDRATGGFVLTTPTRGARKWMPNTSVAGGPKDALVAARLVIDGKDQGVFLFLTSLTDANGRHLPGVEVELLPQTASSPVDHCATSFHGVRLPPTAMLQGEHGRLTAEGELVSSLGSPRKRFLRSIGRVTMGKLCMSAYSLGVTRHALAVAIRHAHQRVTSGMTSGQRVPLFTHRTHHAPLVEALATTYAATLLQRGVVRRWAQAAEGEREEAERLVAIAKGWITWQARSVMTECRERCGAQGLLLSNGIAGQLAANEGTITAEGDNTVIWVKAAGEMLLGGFTPRPLSEVPPATRSLHDPAHLHDLMGDLERIRHERARVRLRAKRVGSPLDRWNGASGAALSLVDAHVHRLAAEELLAAAAQAADPQVGLLLDHLHRLFALRYVAAHSGELLAHERMTAEQVRYLPEVLEATIAALAPHALTLTDAFAVPEEVTAHHPMLRSEVVPA; this comes from the coding sequence GTGATCACCTCTCAACTCCCCGTAGCGTCACCCTCGCTGACCGAGACCATCGCACTTCGGCATCTGCTCTTCGGTACGCAGGCCGAGATCCATGAGCCGTGGCGCCGCCTGTTCAGCTCCGACGTCTTCGCCTACCACGAGGGGCTGACGCATCAGGAGCGCACGGAACTGTCCTATCAACGCCTACGCGTGGTGAACGCGGCGGTCCCCGACGCACAGGCCCTGGCCCGTGACCCGGTCGCCCTGAGCGCCCTGCACGAATGGGCCGGCGTGGTGGACGCCGGCATGACGACGATGGCCAGCATCCACTACAACCTGTTCCTCGGCAGTCTGCTCGAACACGACCACGAGGGACGGGACTTGGGGCCATACCTGCGGATGGAACGCATCGGCACCTTCCTGTGCACCGAGCAGGCACACGGCAACGACGCCCCCCAGTTGGAGACCACCGCGACCCTGGACCGGGCCACGGGCGGATTCGTGCTCACCACACCGACGCGGGGGGCCCGCAAGTGGATGCCCAACACGTCCGTGGCCGGCGGCCCGAAGGACGCCCTGGTGGCCGCCCGTCTGGTGATCGACGGCAAGGACCAGGGCGTCTTTCTCTTCCTGACCTCGCTGACCGACGCCAACGGCCGTCATCTGCCGGGCGTGGAGGTGGAGTTGCTGCCCCAGACGGCCAGCAGCCCGGTCGACCACTGCGCCACCTCCTTCCACGGGGTGCGGCTGCCGCCTACGGCCATGCTTCAGGGCGAACACGGCCGGCTGACGGCCGAGGGTGAACTCGTCTCCTCCCTGGGGAGTCCACGCAAGCGTTTCCTGCGCTCCATCGGCCGCGTCACCATGGGCAAACTGTGCATGAGCGCCTACAGCCTCGGGGTCACGCGGCACGCCTTGGCCGTGGCGATACGCCACGCCCACCAGCGCGTCACCTCGGGCATGACCAGCGGACAGCGTGTGCCGCTGTTCACCCATCGCACCCACCATGCTCCGCTCGTGGAGGCGCTCGCCACGACCTACGCCGCCACCTTGCTGCAGCGCGGAGTCGTTCGGCGGTGGGCGCAGGCGGCGGAAGGTGAGCGGGAGGAGGCCGAGCGGCTCGTGGCCATCGCCAAGGGCTGGATCACCTGGCAGGCCCGGTCCGTGATGACCGAGTGCCGGGAACGCTGCGGCGCACAGGGCCTGTTGCTCTCCAACGGCATCGCGGGTCAGCTCGCGGCCAACGAGGGCACGATCACCGCGGAGGGCGACAACACCGTCATCTGGGTCAAGGCGGCGGGGGAGATGCTGCTGGGCGGTTTCACCCCGCGACCCCTCAGCGAGGTACCCCCGGCCACCCGGTCCCTGCACGATCCGGCCCACCTGCACGACCTGATGGGGGACCTGGAGCGCATACGTCACGAGAGGGCCCGTGTGCGACTGCGCGCGAAACGGGTCGGCTCGCCCCTCGACCGCTGGAACGGCGCCTCCGGCGCAGCGCTGTCCCTGGTCGACGCCCACGTCCACCGGCTGGCCGCCGAGGAACTCCTCGCCGCGGCCGCGCAGGCTGCCGACCCGCAGGTGGGCCTTCTGCTCGACCACCTCCACCGGCTGTTCGCCCTGCGTTACGTGGCCGCGCACAGCGGTGAACTGCTCGCTCACGAGCGGATGACCGCCGAGCAGGTCCGCTACCTGCCGGAGGTGCTGGAGGCCACCATCGCGGCGCTGGCGCCGCACGCCCTGACGCTCACCGATGCCTTCGCCGTGCCGGAGGAGGTCACGGCGCACCATCCCATGCTGCGATCCGAGGTGGTACCGGCGTGA
- a CDS encoding ArsR/SmtB family transcription factor, with the protein MDRVHAFDVLGDPVRRRILELLASGEQASGEVSAVIRDEFGISQPAVSQHLKVLRESGFASVRADGTRRLYAVETAPLREVDAWLERFRGFWDQRLDALGTELARGKRERRTQGEVSGDE; encoded by the coding sequence GTGGATCGCGTGCACGCGTTCGACGTACTCGGGGATCCGGTCAGGCGCCGGATATTGGAGCTGCTCGCCTCCGGGGAGCAGGCGTCGGGCGAGGTCAGTGCCGTGATCCGGGACGAGTTCGGGATCTCCCAGCCGGCCGTCTCGCAGCATCTGAAGGTGCTGCGGGAGAGCGGCTTCGCCTCCGTCCGCGCCGACGGCACTCGGCGGCTGTACGCCGTCGAGACCGCGCCGCTCAGGGAGGTGGACGCCTGGCTGGAGCGCTTCCGGGGTTTCTGGGACCAGCGGCTCGACGCGCTCGGAACGGAGCTCGCGCGGGGAAAGCGCGAGCGCAGGACACAAGGAGAGGTGAGCGGGGATGAGTGA